A single genomic interval of Dysidea avara chromosome 6, odDysAvar1.4, whole genome shotgun sequence harbors:
- the LOC136257743 gene encoding uncharacterized protein encodes MLTMLRSTVCHLIRSVHTFQPRVLLISYFVDVPLMVELMMLCGKISEDQSPEDAEDGPPELLMGHTNNSNKPTHIWWMLTMLRLSPLLTWTSSDKHPKNTLPYMGCQW; translated from the exons ATGCTCACAATGCTGAG GTCAACTGTTTGTCATTTAATCCGTTCAGTGCATACATTTCAGCCACGGGTTCTGCTAATaag TTACTTTGTTGATGTACCACTGATGGTGGAATTGATGATGTTGTGTGGTAAAATTAGTGAGGATCAGTCACCAGAAGATGCTGAGGATGGACCACCAGAACTGCTG ATGGGACATACCAACAACTCCAACAAGCCAACCCATATATGGTGGATGCTTACAATGCTGAG GTTGTCTCCTTTGCTGACCTGGACAAGTAGTGACAAACATCCAAAGAACACATTGCCATATATGGGATGTCAATGGTGA